The following proteins come from a genomic window of Flavobacterium crocinum:
- a CDS encoding tautomerase family protein, whose product MPYVKIELTREGVTREQKQQLISGITELITEVLDKDPNLTHIVIQEIELDDWGFAGEQVSVLREKGITAQRKK is encoded by the coding sequence ATGCCATACGTAAAAATTGAATTAACGAGAGAAGGCGTTACCAGAGAACAAAAACAACAGTTGATTTCTGGTATTACAGAACTCATCACTGAAGTTTTAGACAAAGATCCCAATCTGACACATATTGTCATTCAGGAAATAGAATTAGACGATTGGGGATTTGCAGGAGAACAGGTTTCGGTATTGCGTGAAAAAGGCATTACCGCTCAAAGAAAAAAATAA
- a CDS encoding YceI family protein yields the protein METQNFKISNTQSQVNWIGKKVTGQHNGTINIKEGNFTFSNDELIGGNVVIDTTSIAILDVTDPATNQQFAGHLASDDFFSTDKFQTAFLDITTVSKQTESDYFIEGNLTIKAITHPIGFNLKVKTNNDELKASGKIIIDRTKYDMKFRSGNFFTNLGDTLIYNEFELDVNLAAKLA from the coding sequence ATGGAAACTCAAAATTTTAAAATTTCAAACACACAAAGTCAAGTAAACTGGATTGGAAAAAAAGTTACCGGACAACACAACGGAACAATCAATATTAAAGAAGGCAATTTTACTTTTTCTAATGATGAATTGATTGGAGGAAATGTCGTAATTGACACTACTTCTATTGCAATTCTGGACGTTACAGATCCAGCAACCAATCAGCAGTTTGCAGGGCATTTGGCTTCTGATGATTTCTTTTCTACAGACAAATTTCAAACCGCATTTTTGGACATTACAACTGTTTCTAAACAAACGGAATCAGATTATTTTATTGAAGGCAATCTTACGATTAAAGCGATTACACATCCAATTGGTTTCAATTTAAAAGTAAAAACCAATAACGATGAATTGAAAGCTTCTGGTAAAATCATTATTGACCGCACTAAATACGATATGAAATTCCGTTCTGGAAATTTCTTCACCAATCTAGGTGATACTTTAATCTACAACGAATTTGAACTTGACGTTAACCTTGCAGCAAAACTTGCTTAA
- a CDS encoding Crp/Fnr family transcriptional regulator, with the protein MDAKNLLKEHVSKIATLTDEQFEYFFSHFKTETYKKGQTIISEEQQVDKEYFVVSGCLKSFYVNDEVKMYILQFAMPTWWASDYAALYNKTKATINVDCITDVEILSLSNNDREKICREIHEVEHFFRWRTNRGYVASQKRLLSFMNNNTKTRYEELLALYPALYNTVPKHLIAAYLGVSRETLSRLYNASKPH; encoded by the coding sequence ATGGATGCTAAAAACCTTTTAAAAGAACACGTCTCTAAAATTGCCACCCTGACTGATGAGCAGTTTGAGTATTTCTTTTCGCATTTTAAAACAGAAACGTACAAAAAAGGACAAACCATTATTAGTGAAGAACAACAGGTCGATAAAGAATATTTTGTGGTTTCGGGCTGTCTAAAATCTTTTTATGTGAATGATGAAGTAAAAATGTACATTCTGCAGTTTGCAATGCCAACCTGGTGGGCATCTGATTACGCGGCACTTTACAACAAAACCAAAGCAACAATTAATGTAGATTGCATTACGGATGTCGAAATTCTTTCTCTTTCCAATAATGATCGAGAGAAAATCTGTAGAGAAATACACGAAGTAGAACATTTTTTTAGATGGAGAACCAATCGCGGCTATGTGGCTTCTCAGAAAAGACTGCTTTCTTTTATGAATAATAATACCAAAACGAGATACGAAGAACTGCTGGCTCTCTACCCTGCTTTATACAATACTGTTCCCAAACATTTAATTGCGGCTTATCTCGGTGTTTCGAGAGAAACTTTAAGTCGATTATATAACGCTTCCAAACCACATTAA
- a CDS encoding universal stress protein encodes MISQLTIIAATNFSAIANNAVNYAAGLAKATGAKLVLFNSFSLSVHSANSHITADAMQKQIEKAIFRLESLAKETASSFKIETSAICTYSFLEDELPRIIEQTKADVVVMGMAERSFEQELLGNSTTTAIKNLHIPVLAVPQNASFLNIKKVLYACDSLSFSAIKKFSWIKNALGDFGSEIEFFSVDEKLDDLREEQHRILMNSNIEKEFEDVKYLYKSVRSNAVINEIKKEIKNYEADLLIMVPQKYGFWDSLVHRSKTRILAAGLDIPLLSFPNY; translated from the coding sequence ATGATTTCACAACTAACTATAATCGCCGCGACCAATTTTTCTGCAATTGCCAACAATGCTGTAAATTATGCTGCCGGACTTGCAAAAGCGACAGGTGCAAAACTGGTTTTGTTTAATTCTTTCTCTTTGAGTGTGCATAGTGCAAACTCGCATATAACTGCAGATGCTATGCAGAAACAAATTGAAAAAGCAATTTTCAGACTGGAAAGCTTAGCTAAAGAAACAGCCAGTTCTTTTAAAATTGAAACATCTGCCATTTGTACTTATTCTTTTTTGGAAGATGAATTGCCAAGAATTATTGAACAGACAAAAGCAGATGTTGTAGTGATGGGAATGGCGGAACGTTCTTTTGAGCAGGAATTATTGGGAAATTCGACTACAACAGCAATTAAAAATCTTCATATTCCCGTATTGGCAGTTCCTCAAAATGCAAGTTTTCTAAATATAAAAAAGGTATTGTATGCCTGTGACAGCTTAAGTTTTTCAGCAATTAAAAAATTCAGCTGGATTAAAAATGCTTTGGGTGATTTTGGATCTGAAATCGAATTTTTCAGTGTAGACGAAAAATTGGATGACCTGAGAGAAGAGCAACACAGAATTTTAATGAATTCGAATATTGAAAAAGAATTTGAAGATGTTAAATATTTGTATAAAAGTGTAAGATCGAATGCTGTAATTAACGAAATAAAGAAAGAAATTAAAAACTATGAAGCCGATCTTTTGATTATGGTGCCGCAAAAATATGGTTTTTGGGATTCTTTAGTCCACAGAAGTAAAACAAGAATTCTGGCAGCCGGACTTGATATTCCTTTATTGTCGTTTCCGAATTATTAG
- a CDS encoding beta-ketoacyl-ACP synthase III, whose translation MSAVITAIGGFVPSSILTNKKISETVDTSEEWIIKRTGIKERRIADDDTATSDLAAAAIENLIENYNVDRGEIEALLVATATPDHILAPTASIVCEKSRLTNAFGIDMNAACSGFLYALEMGANMIESGRYKKLIIVGADKMSSIVDYEDRNTCILFGDGAGAVLLEKTESDYGLMKTILKTDGSGVSSLAVPAGGSRNPTSMQSLLHRTHYLKQDGAFVFKRAVAAMSQVSQDALTKNELEADQIDWVVPHQANLRIITAVGESLGIDFEKVKVNIDRYGNTTSATVPLCLWDFKDDFKEGQNLLITTFGAGFSWGATCLKWGVMREKKTVQKTKDSKVEEVLVAH comes from the coding sequence ATGAGCGCAGTAATTACAGCTATAGGTGGTTTCGTACCATCCTCAATCCTGACGAATAAAAAGATTTCAGAAACGGTTGATACATCGGAGGAATGGATCATCAAAAGAACTGGAATTAAAGAACGAAGAATCGCAGACGACGATACGGCAACTTCTGATCTTGCCGCTGCTGCGATTGAAAACCTAATCGAAAATTATAATGTAGACCGCGGAGAAATTGAAGCTTTGCTTGTAGCAACAGCAACTCCCGATCATATTTTGGCACCGACAGCCAGTATTGTATGCGAGAAAAGCAGACTTACAAATGCCTTCGGAATTGACATGAATGCAGCCTGCAGCGGATTTTTATACGCGCTGGAAATGGGAGCAAACATGATCGAAAGTGGCCGCTATAAAAAACTAATCATCGTTGGAGCAGATAAAATGAGCTCCATCGTAGATTATGAAGATCGTAATACCTGTATTCTTTTTGGAGACGGTGCAGGAGCCGTTTTATTAGAAAAAACAGAATCTGATTACGGTTTGATGAAAACCATTCTGAAAACAGACGGAAGCGGTGTTTCTTCTTTGGCTGTACCAGCCGGAGGTTCCAGAAATCCAACTTCAATGCAAAGTCTTTTACACAGAACACATTATTTAAAACAAGACGGAGCCTTTGTATTTAAAAGAGCCGTTGCAGCTATGAGTCAGGTTTCTCAGGATGCTTTGACGAAAAATGAATTAGAAGCTGACCAAATTGACTGGGTAGTTCCGCATCAGGCTAATTTGAGAATTATTACCGCTGTAGGCGAAAGCTTAGGTATTGATTTTGAAAAAGTAAAAGTAAATATTGATCGTTACGGAAATACAACCTCTGCGACAGTTCCTTTATGTTTATGGGATTTCAAAGATGATTTTAAAGAAGGTCAAAATTTATTGATTACCACTTTTGGTGCAGGATTTTCGTGGGGAGCTACTTGTTTGAAATGGGGAGTCATGCGCGAAAAAAAAACAGTTCAAAAAACTAAAGATTCGAAAGTAGAAGAAGTTCTGGTTGCACACTAA
- a CDS encoding sensor histidine kinase: MGRQKHNKKSGKNFFYKYYRVIVIPAVFLVYLSSYYFLNPYRNFEEESLLDLDQTFDIFIILLYCAILTELTLFVGRKLNNYIRWEQNPFFRAIAQFICLIAGNILLNYFFSWLWDYLYPCTALEENDLVTIWQSKIMAAIISLFISAIHTGIFLLNRWRLNSIETAELKIKASELQEAVTRSKLESLKMQLDPHFVFNNFSTLTELIYEDQKEAASFLENITRVYRYMISNSNKDTITVKEEIEFLNAYFYLLKKRLGDKIDLKIDIDSSSLSLHLPPLTLQLLVENAVKHNMATLANPLTISVFSDSKDIIVRNNLQRTAGKSLVSTGIGNKNIEFRYKILSERMPVFKETNGSYEVRLPLIEVL, encoded by the coding sequence ATGGGAAGACAGAAACACAATAAAAAATCAGGGAAGAACTTTTTCTACAAATATTACAGAGTTATAGTAATTCCTGCGGTTTTTTTAGTGTATTTGTCTTCTTATTACTTCTTAAATCCATATAGGAATTTTGAAGAAGAAAGTTTACTGGATTTGGATCAGACTTTTGATATTTTTATCATTTTACTGTACTGCGCCATACTTACAGAGCTGACCCTTTTTGTTGGCAGAAAATTAAACAACTATATACGCTGGGAACAAAATCCCTTTTTTAGAGCAATTGCACAGTTTATTTGTTTAATTGCCGGAAACATACTTTTAAATTACTTTTTTTCCTGGCTTTGGGATTATTTATATCCTTGTACAGCCTTAGAAGAAAATGATTTAGTTACCATTTGGCAGTCCAAAATTATGGCTGCCATTATTTCTCTCTTTATTAGTGCCATACATACCGGTATATTTCTGTTAAACCGTTGGCGTTTAAATTCAATAGAAACAGCCGAATTGAAAATTAAAGCTTCTGAACTTCAGGAAGCTGTTACCCGTTCCAAACTGGAATCCTTAAAAATGCAGTTAGATCCGCATTTTGTTTTCAATAATTTCAGTACGCTGACAGAGTTGATTTATGAAGATCAAAAAGAAGCCGCTTCGTTTTTGGAAAATATTACCAGAGTGTATCGTTACATGATTTCAAATTCGAATAAAGATACTATCACAGTAAAAGAAGAAATTGAATTTCTAAACGCTTATTTTTATTTACTAAAGAAAAGACTGGGAGATAAAATTGACTTAAAAATTGATATTGATTCTTCTAGTTTATCACTGCATTTACCGCCTTTAACGTTGCAGTTATTGGTCGAAAATGCGGTAAAACACAATATGGCTACTTTGGCCAATCCGCTTACTATTTCTGTTTTTTCTGATTCAAAAGACATTATTGTCAGAAACAATCTCCAACGAACAGCTGGAAAGAGTCTGGTTTCTACCGGAATTGGGAATAAAAATATTGAATTTCGTTATAAAATTTTATCGGAAAGAATGCCGGTTTTTAAAGAAACAAACGGCTCTTATGAAGTACGTCTACCATTAATTGAAGTATTATGA
- a CDS encoding LytR/AlgR family response regulator transcription factor, with product MKILIVEDESINASRLKRLLEELEPNCEILAIIDTVVDTVAWLKSNPAPDLITLDIRLADGLSFSIFDEINISCPVIFTTAYDEYAIRAFKVNSIDYLMKPIDKGELEFALTKFKSLSKNEAESSVTNLTGILKELIHKPIYRLRFLVTYRDGYKSVDVSDIDFIYSEFKTSNLFLKSGTIISIPQTMEELEQELDPNIFFRANRQFFIRAESIKSIANYFNAKLKIQLKLDPEREVIISREKTPFFKQWMDR from the coding sequence ATGAAAATTTTAATTGTAGAAGATGAAAGTATTAATGCCAGCCGTTTAAAAAGACTGCTGGAAGAGCTGGAACCCAATTGTGAAATCTTAGCGATTATAGATACCGTTGTTGATACGGTTGCATGGCTGAAATCGAATCCTGCGCCTGATTTAATTACACTGGATATTCGTTTAGCAGACGGACTAAGCTTTTCTATTTTTGATGAAATCAATATTAGCTGTCCGGTTATTTTTACTACGGCTTATGACGAATATGCTATTCGTGCGTTCAAAGTCAATAGTATTGATTATTTGATGAAACCCATTGATAAAGGGGAATTGGAATTTGCTTTAACAAAATTCAAATCTTTATCTAAAAATGAAGCTGAAAGCAGTGTAACCAACTTAACCGGAATTTTAAAAGAACTTATTCATAAACCCATTTACAGATTACGTTTCTTAGTAACCTATCGAGATGGTTATAAAAGTGTAGATGTTTCTGATATTGACTTCATTTATTCGGAGTTTAAAACCAGTAATTTATTTCTAAAATCGGGTACAATTATCTCGATTCCACAAACGATGGAAGAACTGGAGCAGGAATTAGATCCTAATATCTTTTTCAGAGCCAACAGACAATTCTTCATTCGTGCAGAGAGCATTAAATCTATTGCGAACTACTTCAACGCAAAACTAAAAATCCAACTTAAACTAGATCCCGAACGCGAAGTGATCATTAGTCGCGAGAAGACACCGTTTTTCAAACAGTGGATGGATAGATGA
- a CDS encoding IS110 family RNA-guided transposase, producing the protein MKNIIIGIDISKKTLDICVKEEAINYFTIENEINDITRFFKRYAKENVILAMENTGRYNWNIFEALEKFNFKVYVISALHIKKSIGLVRGKNDKIDALRICSFIEKNYQENREWKPSSSSIKKIKILLTERALRIKIKKQLMVQQHDYKLMKGIGLDKELKNLNIKLIKSIEAQIMIIENDIEAIILKNENLNHQQKLIKSVPGVGQVLSWTLLSKTEGFTVITDPRKMACYSGVVPFDFQSGTSLKKRPGVSMLADKNLKTVLHMAAMSAIRLDNDLRKYYIRKVDEGKNKMSVLNAVRNKIIHRVFAVIKNQTSYQKDLVLS; encoded by the coding sequence ATGAAAAACATTATTATCGGAATTGATATCAGCAAAAAGACTTTAGATATCTGCGTAAAAGAAGAGGCTATTAATTATTTTACTATTGAAAATGAAATTAATGACATTACTCGTTTTTTTAAAAGATATGCTAAAGAAAATGTAATTCTGGCAATGGAAAATACAGGCAGATACAACTGGAATATCTTTGAAGCATTGGAAAAATTTAACTTTAAGGTTTATGTTATATCAGCTCTGCATATCAAAAAAAGCATTGGTCTTGTCAGAGGGAAAAATGATAAAATCGATGCACTGCGTATCTGCAGTTTCATTGAGAAAAATTATCAGGAGAACAGAGAATGGAAGCCGAGCTCCTCTTCTATAAAAAAAATAAAAATACTATTGACAGAAAGAGCTTTAAGAATAAAAATCAAAAAACAGCTTATGGTTCAGCAGCATGACTACAAATTAATGAAAGGTATTGGGCTGGATAAAGAGTTAAAAAACTTAAACATCAAACTTATTAAAAGTATTGAGGCACAAATTATGATTATTGAAAATGATATTGAAGCTATAATCCTAAAGAATGAAAATCTAAACCACCAGCAGAAATTGATAAAATCTGTTCCTGGAGTGGGTCAAGTTTTATCTTGGACATTATTATCTAAAACAGAAGGTTTTACAGTTATAACTGATCCAAGAAAAATGGCATGCTACAGCGGAGTTGTGCCTTTTGATTTTCAATCTGGAACATCATTAAAAAAAAGGCCCGGAGTATCAATGCTTGCTGATAAAAACCTAAAGACTGTTTTACACATGGCCGCAATGAGTGCAATTAGACTTGATAATGACTTAAGAAAATATTACATCCGAAAAGTTGATGAAGGAAAAAACAAAATGAGTGTTTTAAACGCTGTGAGAAACAAAATAATTCATCGAGTTTTTGCGGTAATAAAAAATCAAACCTCTTATCAAAAAGATTTGGTTTTATCATAG
- a CDS encoding efflux RND transporter periplasmic adaptor subunit: MKSKMTKQFFQNNAAIGRIAVLLIIISFSSCGKSADAQMAPPKPEVDFLQTNSADGAVEKKYPGTVEGTVNVDIKAQVSGYLEAIYVKEGEYVNKGQSLFKIKGDVYTEQVNNSRAAYKSALANLANAKLEVEKIKPLVDGKVFSDMQLKTAQANYEAATAQVAQAKAALGSSQLNADFSLIKAPVSGYISRIPNRIGNLVTPNDAVPLTTLSEINNVFVYFSLTEADYLAFSKDSKANQTVSLIMADDSEYDQKGKLEVASGNIDRSTGTIALKAIFPNPKKILRSGGSARIVLNKSLSSVMTVPMASVKDIQDKFFVFVLKDGNKVAMVPIEIAGSAGADYFVKSGLKSGDKVALNSIDVLYDSMEVVPKIAAKNLSSK; encoded by the coding sequence ATGAAAAGTAAAATGACAAAACAGTTTTTTCAAAATAACGCAGCAATTGGCAGGATTGCAGTTTTATTGATTATAATTTCTTTTTCTTCCTGCGGGAAAAGTGCCGATGCGCAAATGGCGCCTCCAAAACCGGAAGTTGACTTTCTACAAACCAATTCAGCTGACGGAGCAGTAGAGAAAAAATATCCCGGAACAGTCGAAGGTACTGTAAACGTTGATATAAAAGCTCAGGTATCAGGATATCTTGAAGCCATTTATGTTAAAGAAGGAGAATATGTAAATAAAGGACAATCTCTTTTTAAAATCAAAGGCGATGTGTATACAGAACAAGTAAACAACAGCCGTGCAGCTTACAAAAGTGCTTTGGCAAACTTAGCCAATGCTAAACTGGAAGTAGAAAAAATTAAACCGCTTGTGGATGGAAAAGTTTTTTCGGACATGCAGTTAAAAACAGCGCAGGCCAATTACGAAGCCGCAACCGCACAAGTAGCACAGGCTAAAGCCGCTTTAGGATCATCTCAGTTAAATGCCGATTTCTCTTTGATTAAAGCTCCTGTAAGCGGCTATATTAGCCGTATTCCGAATCGTATCGGAAACTTAGTTACCCCAAACGACGCTGTTCCCTTAACTACGCTTTCTGAAATCAACAACGTATTTGTGTATTTCTCATTAACAGAAGCTGATTATTTAGCTTTTTCTAAAGATTCAAAAGCCAATCAAACCGTAAGTTTAATTATGGCAGATGACAGCGAATACGATCAAAAAGGAAAACTGGAGGTAGCGAGTGGAAACATTGATCGTTCGACCGGAACAATTGCTTTAAAAGCCATTTTTCCAAATCCGAAAAAAATATTGCGTTCAGGCGGTTCTGCCCGAATTGTATTAAACAAAAGTTTATCTTCTGTAATGACAGTTCCAATGGCTAGCGTAAAAGATATTCAGGATAAATTCTTTGTTTTTGTTTTGAAAGACGGCAATAAAGTCGCTATGGTTCCAATTGAAATTGCAGGAAGCGCCGGAGCAGATTACTTTGTGAAATCAGGCTTGAAATCGGGTGACAAAGTGGCTTTGAATTCTATCGATGTACTTTATGATAGTATGGAAGTCGTTCCAAAAATCGCTGCTAAAAACTTAAGCAGCAAATAA
- a CDS encoding efflux RND transporter permease subunit, which yields MLKNIIDRPVLATVISIVLVILGIIGLTRLSVTRFPDISPPTVMVSGSYPGGNSETVIRSVVTPLEEQINGVENMQYIKSTASNDGSFSISVIFKQGIDPDQAAVNVQNRVQQATPKLPQEVVRMGLTTSKQQNSMIVIFNLYTDDNSKYDELFLQNYANINLVPQMKRVPGVGQVQIFGQKDYSMRIWLDPRKMANAGLVPSDVTQAIAEQSLESAPGKLGEESKAALEYVIRYKGKKNKPEQYENIVVKNNGSNVLRLKDVARVEFGSISYSGDNKSNSKNAVTMAILQTSGSNANDIEIGINKEVERLSKSFPPGIKYVNVMSTKERLDEATGQVKSTLFEAFILVFIVVFIFLQDIRSTIIPAIAVPVAIVGTFFFLLVFGFTINILTLFALVLAIGIVVDDAIVVVEAVHSKMEEDEGISAKEATHGAMAEITGAVISITLVMSAVFIPIGFMTGSSGIFYKQFAYTLAIAIIISAVNALTLTPALCALLLKNHGDKHGNHDHKTSFKDRFFVGFNTSFNNLTGRYIKGVRFLIGRKWIAAGLVTGISALAVYMMMSTPKSFVPLEDDGFMVYSLSMPPGTALDRTTAVIQRMEKELSGIEAIDVNTSITGFNILSNSASTAYGLGFIKLKPKKVRGPVKDIEEIMNIVNGKLAKIKEGSIMVFRMPPVEGFGVTSGAEIVLQDRMARSPEALKAMSDKVIGQIMQQPGVQYAYTTFRADYPQLELEVDEDKARQMGVNIKELLGNIQTYFAGDQSSDFTRFGKFYRVNVKADGIFRMDQDAFNEIFVRNNEMQMVPVKSIVKFHKVYGPESVNRYNLYNSVNITAMALPGYSNGQIMGNLETMLDKLPADYSYEWTGLSLEEKAGGNQTVAIFGLCLLFVFFLLAAQYESYLLPLAVLLSIPAGILGAFAGVKAVGLDNNIYVQVGLIMLVGLLAKNAILIVEFALQRRLAGLSIVEAAIEGARSRLRPIIMTSLAFIVGMIPLMFASGGTAVGNRSISVSAAVGMLSGVILGIFVIPLLFIVFQYLQEKVSGKKIAAQVQTIKE from the coding sequence ATGTTAAAAAATATAATAGACAGGCCGGTATTGGCCACAGTTATCTCTATTGTACTGGTAATATTGGGGATCATTGGTCTTACAAGATTATCGGTAACAAGATTTCCAGATATTTCGCCTCCAACGGTTATGGTGAGCGGTTCCTATCCGGGAGGAAACAGTGAAACCGTTATTCGTTCGGTGGTTACGCCATTGGAAGAACAGATTAACGGAGTTGAGAATATGCAGTACATTAAATCGACTGCGAGTAATGACGGATCTTTTTCAATCAGCGTTATTTTTAAGCAGGGTATAGATCCGGATCAGGCTGCGGTAAACGTGCAGAACAGAGTACAGCAGGCAACACCGAAACTGCCTCAGGAAGTAGTTCGTATGGGACTTACGACTTCCAAGCAGCAGAATAGCATGATCGTTATTTTCAACTTATATACAGATGATAATAGCAAATATGACGAGCTGTTTTTACAGAATTATGCGAATATCAATCTTGTACCACAGATGAAACGTGTTCCAGGTGTTGGACAGGTTCAAATTTTTGGTCAGAAAGATTATTCGATGCGTATCTGGCTGGATCCTCGAAAAATGGCGAATGCAGGTTTAGTTCCTTCAGATGTGACACAGGCGATTGCAGAACAAAGTTTAGAATCGGCTCCAGGGAAATTGGGAGAAGAATCAAAAGCAGCTTTAGAATATGTAATTCGTTACAAAGGAAAAAAGAACAAACCGGAACAGTATGAAAATATTGTGGTTAAAAATAACGGAAGTAATGTTCTAAGATTAAAAGATGTTGCGAGAGTTGAATTTGGTTCAATTTCTTATAGCGGAGACAACAAATCGAATAGTAAAAATGCGGTTACGATGGCAATTTTACAGACTTCGGGTTCCAATGCAAACGATATTGAAATCGGAATCAACAAAGAAGTGGAAAGATTATCTAAATCTTTTCCTCCGGGTATTAAATACGTTAATGTAATGAGTACCAAAGAAAGATTGGACGAAGCAACAGGACAGGTAAAGTCGACTTTGTTTGAAGCTTTTATTCTGGTATTTATTGTCGTATTTATATTCCTTCAGGACATTCGCTCAACGATTATTCCAGCAATTGCAGTGCCGGTAGCCATTGTGGGAACGTTTTTCTTTTTATTGGTTTTTGGATTCACCATTAATATTTTAACGCTTTTTGCTTTGGTACTGGCCATTGGAATTGTGGTCGATGATGCGATTGTGGTCGTCGAAGCCGTTCACAGTAAAATGGAAGAAGACGAAGGAATTTCGGCTAAAGAAGCTACTCACGGCGCAATGGCAGAAATTACAGGAGCGGTTATTTCGATCACTTTGGTGATGTCGGCGGTATTTATTCCAATTGGATTTATGACCGGATCTTCGGGGATTTTCTACAAACAATTTGCTTATACATTAGCTATTGCGATTATTATTTCGGCTGTAAATGCCCTGACGTTAACTCCTGCATTATGTGCGCTTTTGCTAAAGAATCACGGAGATAAACATGGCAATCATGACCATAAAACGAGTTTTAAGGACCGATTTTTCGTTGGTTTTAATACGAGTTTCAACAACTTAACAGGAAGATACATTAAAGGGGTTCGTTTCCTTATTGGAAGAAAATGGATTGCAGCAGGATTGGTTACAGGAATATCAGCTTTAGCGGTTTACATGATGATGTCTACTCCAAAAAGTTTCGTTCCGTTAGAAGATGACGGATTTATGGTGTACAGTTTATCAATGCCACCAGGAACAGCTTTGGACAGAACAACCGCTGTAATTCAAAGAATGGAAAAAGAATTATCCGGAATTGAAGCTATTGATGTTAATACCAGTATTACCGGTTTCAACATATTAAGCAACAGTGCGAGTACGGCTTACGGTTTAGGATTTATCAAATTAAAACCTAAAAAAGTAAGAGGCCCTGTAAAGGATATTGAAGAAATCATGAATATCGTAAACGGCAAATTAGCTAAAATCAAAGAAGGTTCAATCATGGTTTTCAGAATGCCTCCTGTTGAAGGATTTGGTGTAACGAGTGGTGCCGAAATTGTGTTACAAGACAGAATGGCGAGAAGTCCGGAAGCTTTAAAAGCAATGTCGGATAAAGTAATAGGACAAATTATGCAGCAGCCGGGAGTGCAGTATGCCTATACTACTTTTAGAGCCGATTATCCACAATTGGAATTAGAAGTTGATGAAGATAAAGCCCGTCAAATGGGAGTAAATATCAAAGAACTTTTAGGTAATATCCAAACGTATTTTGCCGGAGATCAGTCGTCAGATTTTACCCGATTTGGTAAGTTTTACAGAGTGAATGTAAAAGCAGACGGAATTTTTAGAATGGATCAGGATGCGTTTAACGAAATTTTTGTTCGAAATAATGAAATGCAGATGGTTCCTGTAAAATCAATCGTGAAATTCCATAAAGTATACGGTCCGGAATCGGTAAACCGATATAACCTTTATAATTCTGTTAATATTACAGCAATGGCATTACCGGGTTACAGTAATGGTCAGATTATGGGGAATTTAGAAACCATGTTAGACAAACTTCCGGCTGATTATAGTTACGAATGGACAGGTTTAAGTTTGGAAGAAAAAGCCGGAGGAAACCAAACGGTTGCCATTTTCGGATTATGTCTCTTGTTTGTATTCTTTTTACTGGCAGCACAATACGAAAGTTACTTATTGCCATTAGCAGTATTGCTTTCTATTCCGGCAGGTATTTTAGGTGCATTTGCCGGAGTTAAAGCCGTTGGTTTGGATAATAACATTTACGTTCAGGTTGGTTTAATCATGCTCGTTGGATTGCTCGCTAAAAATGCCATTTTGATTGTGGAATTTGCGCTTCAAAGACGTTTAGCCGGATTAAGCATTGTCGAAGCCGCGATTGAGGGGGCAAGATCAAGGTTACGACCAATTATCATGACTTCATTGGCCTTTATTGTCGGAATGATTCCGTTGATGTTTGCTTCGGGAGGAACTGCAGTTGGTAACCGATCTATTAGTGTCAGCGCAGCTGTAGGAATGTTAAGCGGTGTTATTTTGGGAATTTTTGTAATTCCGCTGCTGTTTATTGTGTTCCAGTATTTACAAGAAAAAGTATCTGGAAAGAAGATTGCAGCACAAGTTCAAACTATAAAAGAATAA